A window of the Branchiostoma floridae strain S238N-H82 chromosome 12, Bfl_VNyyK, whole genome shotgun sequence genome harbors these coding sequences:
- the LOC118427171 gene encoding uncharacterized protein LOC118427171, which yields MAAATEREKAEKKRLQAFLGEILRVGAIKGFQYFTLYLRGREELLCSIINELKPEAGVPLSTHICTEKSSDLPLNKSSLMLSIGTQQRLSGLAHMNIGLPPASPSDKEITPVAPDQTLFLIAGYARYNCPYVWIRSHHHRLVNLTHASSADKDNPLKLNATNNWGREEVHLWDILAELVHLCTVPAPRNPFAVDLVYFQQLPLADQVTSTGAMVWLLQQILKHSGNKEYTGKVFEDLHDVTKLHFQSLQQWAREKMPQQQQQQQQQRAPGAGYRPGVQRGPTAVYGY from the exons ATGGCTGCCGCCACG GAACGAGAAAAGGCGGAGAAAAAGCGGCTTCAAGCCTTCCTGGGAGAAATCCTCCGAGTTGGAGCTATCAAG GGATTTCAGTACTTCACTCTGTACCTCAGGGGGAGGGAAGAACTGCTGTGTAGTATCATCAATGAACTCAAG CCTGAAGCAGGAGTGCCCCTGAGTACCCACATCTGCACAGAGAAGTCCTCAGACCTGCCTCTCAACAA GAGTTCACTTATGCTGTCCATTGGAACACAACAAAG GTTGAGTGGCCTGGCACATATGAACATTGGGCTGCCTCCTGCCTCACCAAGTGACAAAGAGATAACTCCAGTG GCCCCAGACCAGACCCTGTTCCTGATAGCTGGTTACGCCAGGTACAACTGTCCGTACGTGTGGATCCGGTCCCACCACCACCGCCTGGTCAACCTCACGCACGCCTCGTCAGCTGACAAGGACAACCCTCTCAAACTCAACGCAACCAACAACTGGGGCAGAGAAG AAGTCCACCTCTGGGACATCCTTGCTGAGCTAGTCCATCTCTGCACGGTGCCAGCACCACGGAACCCTTTTGCGGTGGACTTGGTGTACTTCCAGCAGCTCCCTCTTGCAGATCAGGTGACAAGTACAGGGGCCATGGTCTGGCTTCTGCAGCAGATCCTAAAACACTCTGGGAACAAGGAGTACACTGGGAAGG TGTTTGAGGACCTCCATGATGTCACGAAGTTACACTTCCAGAGCCTTCAGCAGTGGGCACGGGAGAAGAtgccacaacaacaacaacaacaac aacaacagagagCACCAGGTGCAGGGTACAGGCCAGGTGTACAGAGAGGACCAACTGCTGTGTATGGGTACTAG